The following coding sequences lie in one Spinacia oleracea cultivar Varoflay chromosome 1, BTI_SOV_V1, whole genome shotgun sequence genomic window:
- the LOC110781859 gene encoding structural maintenance of chromosomes protein 2-1 has protein sequence MHIKEICLEGFKSYATRTVVPGFDPLFNAITGLNGSGKSNILDSICFVLGITNLSQVRASNLQELVYKQGQAGITKATVSIIFDNSDRNRSPLGYEECAEITVTRQIVVGGRNKYLINGHLAQPNRVQNLFHSVQLNVNNPHFLIMQGRITKVLNMKPPEILSMLEEAAGTRMYENKKDSALKTLEKKQSKVDEIDKLLDQEILPALEKLRKERMQYMQWANGNAELDRLKRFCVAYEYVQAERIKDGAAHEVDQVKAKIAEVDTDTSKMKSELQEMDAKVSELTAEKEESMGGEIKTLQQKVDSLAHDLVKETSVLKNKEDTLKGEQKNANKVAKNIEELKHSVEERATAVKNAEDGAADIKQKAEQLSKDLDECEKEYQGVLAGKSSQDEEKCLEDQLADAKVAVGNAEIEVKQLKTQITHGEKELKEKTDQLKSKRNEATAVENELNTRKKEVEVVRKSLESLPFKEDQNYRMESLQQERAAELEEVQKLKDKIRVLSGQLANVDFAYRDPTNNFQRSKVKGVVAKLIKIKDESTMTALEVVAGGRLYNVVVDSETTGKQLLQNGGLRRRVTIIPLNKIQSHVIGPDKQRAAANLVGKENAKLALSLVEYDEELKRAMEYVFGSTFVCKTREAAVKVAFNKEGNIDIREPCVTLEGDVFQPSGLLTGGSRRGGGELLGSLCALADAETDLSTHLRRLSEIEAEITQLLPLQKKFTDLNNQLKLKEYELELFKGRAEQNEHHKLGELLKKIEQDLLDAKSTLKEKQVAYGNYVKKVSTIEKSIKDYDKSRGSRLKDLEKKIKALKIQMQSSSKDLKGHENQREKLIMEMEAVAEERTSLESQLDSLQTQIQSLVSEINEEKDKVASIKEHHDQALSGLNAARSKLKECDSQISCILKEQKKLQNKISEASLERKKMENEVRRMEEEQKECSLKVDKLVEKHSWIASEKQLFGRSGSDYDFTSREPRRAREELEMLQGEQSSLEKRVNKKVMAMFEKAEDEYNDLISKKNIIENDKAKIKKVIEELDEKKKETLKVTWVKVNSDFGSIFSTLLPGTTAKLEPPEGCSFLDGLEVRVAFGGVWKQSLSELSGGQRSLLALSLILALLLFKPAPLYILDEVDAALDLSHTQNIGRMIKTHFPQSQFIVVSLKEGMFNNANVIYRTKFVDGVSTVQRTVTANKQK, from the exons ATGCACATCAAAGAGATCTGCTTAGAAGGGTTCAAATCCTACGCTACTAGAACTGTAGTTCCCGGGTTCGACCCCTTATTTAACGCAATCACAGGGCTAAATGGGTCTGGAAAGTCGAACATTCTAGACTCCATTTGCTTTGTTCTTGGTATCACGAACTTGTCGCAAGTTCGAGCTTCGAATCTTCAAGAATTGGTATACAAGCAAGGCCAGGCAGGAATTACTAAGGCTACTGTTTCGATTATTTTCGATAACTCCGATCGAAATCGGAGTCCACTAGGGTATGAGGAGTGTGCTGAGATTACCGTCACTCGTCAG ATTGTGGTTGGCGGAAGGAACAAGTATCTGATTAATGGGCACCTTGCCCAACCTAACAGGGTACAAAATCTTTTCCACTCCGTCCAGCTCAATGTAAATAATCCACATTTTCTCATTATGCAAGGGCGTATTACGAAAGTTTTGAACATGAAGCCTCCTGAAATATTGTCTATGCTAGAAGAGGCTGCTGGAACGAGGATGTATGAAAATAAGAAAGATTCCGCTTTAAAAACGCTTGAAAAAAAGCAAAGTAAAGTTGATGAGATTGATAAGCTTCTTGACCAGGAAATCTTACCTGCTCTGGAAAAGTTAAGGAAGGAAAGAATGCAGTACATGCAATGGGCTAATGGGAATGCTGAGTTAGATAGGCTTAAAAGATTCTGCGTTGCTTACGAGTATGTGCAAGCAGAGAGGATTAAAGATGGTGCAGCCCATGAGGTGGACCAAGTTAAGGCTAAAATTGCTGAAGTTGACACTGACACATCTAAGATGAAGTCCGAGCTTCAAGAAATGGATGCCAAAGTATCTGAGTTGACGGCTGAGAAGGAAGAAAGCATGGGTGGTGAAATTAAAACTTTGCAACAGAAAGTAGATTCTTTAGCTCATGATCTTGTGAAGGAGACATCTGTGCTGAAGAATAAAGAGGATACTCtcaaaggggaacaaaagaatgCGAATAAG GTTGCGAAAAACATTGAAGAACTGAAACACTCTGTGGAAGAGAGGGCTACTGCTGTAAAAAATGCAGAAGATGGTGCAGCAGATATTAAACAAAAAGCTGAACAACTCTCTAAAGATTTAGATGAATGTGAAAAAGAATATCAG GGAGTGCTGGCTGGAAAGAGCAGCCAAGATGAAGAGAAATGCTTGGAGGATCAGTTAGCTGATGCTAAAGTGGCAGTAGGAAATGCAGAAATAGAGGTTAAACAGCTTAAGACTCAAATAACCCATGGTGAGAAGGAGTTGAAAGAGAAAACTGATCAGTTGAAGTCAAAGCGCAACGAGGCTACTGCTGTAGAAAATGAACTGAATACCAGGAAAAAAGAAGTTGAAGTTGTTCGGAAGTCATTGGAGTCCCTTCCTTTTAAAGAAGATCAGAATTACCGGATGGAATCTTTGCAGCAG GAGCGTGCTGCTGAATTGGAGGAAGTGCAGAAACTGAAAGATAAAATACGAGTTCTTTCAGGACAGTTGGCAAATGTTGATTTTGCCTACCGCGATCCTACCAATAATTTCCAGAGGTCAAAAGTTAAAGGTGTTGTTGCAAAGCTTATCAAAATAAAAGATGAATCAACAATGACTGCTTTGGAG GTTGTGGCTGGTGGGAGGTTGTATAACGTCGTGGTTGACTCCGAAACCACTGGTAAACAACTTCTGCAAAATGGCGGTCTTCGAAGAAGAGTCACCATTATTCCTCTGAACAAAATTCAATCTCATGTTATTGGTCCCGATAAACAGCGAGCTGCTGCTAATCTT GTAGGAAAGGAGAATGCAAAACTGGCACTCTCTCTGGTGGAATATGATGAGGAATTGAAG AGGGCTATGGAGTATGTTTTTGGATCCACTTTTGTGTGCAAGACCAGAGAAGCGGCTGTAAAG GTCGCGTttaataaagaaggaaacattGATATCAGGGAGCCGTGTGTCACTCTTGAAGGCGACGTATTTCAGCCAAGTGGTCTCCTGACTGGTGGTAGTCGTAG GGGTGGTGGTGAATTGCTAGGAAGTCTTTGTGCTTTGGCAGATGCTGAGACAGATCTTTCTACTCATCTGAGGAGATTGTCTGAAATTGAAGCAGAG ATTACTCAGCTCCTTCCTCTACAAAAGAAGTTTACTGACCTTAACAACCAGTTGAAGCTGAAGGAATATGAACTTGAATTATTCAAGGGCCGTGCTGAACAAAATGAGCATCACAAG CTCGGAGAATTGTTAAAGAAGATTGAGCAGGATCTGTTAGATGCGAAGTCCACTTTGAAGGAGAAGCAAGTAGCTTATGGAAATTATGTTAAAAAGGTGTCCACTATTGAGAAATCAATTAAAGACTATGATAAAAGTAGGGGCTCCAGGCTCAAAGACTTAGAGAAAAAGATTAAGGCACTTAAGATTCAAATGCAATCATCATCCAAAGATCTCAAG GGGCACGAAAATCAAAGAGAAAAGTTGATAATGGAAATGGAAGCTGTAGCTGAAGAGCGTACTTCACTTGAGAGTCAACTTGATTCTTTGCAGACTCAAATCCAAAGCCTGGTCTCTGAAATCAATGAAGAGAAAGACAAG GTGGCTTCAATAAAGGAACATCATGATCAGGCTCTATCAGGTCTTAATGCAGCCCGTTCAAAGTTGAAGGAATGCGACTCACAAATAAGTTGTATTTTAAAGGAGCAGAAAAAGctccaaaataaaataagtgaAGCAAGCCTTGAAAGGAAGAAGATGGAAAATGAG GTTAGAAGGATGGAGGAGGAGCAGAAAGAATGTTCTTTGAAGGTTGACAAATTAGTTGAGAAGCATTCTTGGATAGCTTCTGAGAAGCAGCTTTTCGGTAGAAGTGGAAGTGACTATGATTTCACATCTCGTGAGCCCCGGAGAGCGAGGGAGGAGCTAGAGATGCTACAGGGAGAACAATCAAG TCTAGAGAAAAGAGTAAACAAGAAGGTCATGGCAATGTTTGAGAAAGCGGAAGATGAGTATAATGATTTGATATCTAAGAAGAACATTATTGAG AATGACAAGGCCAAGATTAAGAAGGTAATTGAAGAGCTTGatgagaagaagaaggagaCTTTGAAAGTCACTTGGGTGAAAGTGAATAG CGACTTTGGGTCCATCTTTTCCACATTGTTGCCAGGAACTACAGCAAAGCTGGAACCTCCCGAAGGTTGCAGTTTCTTAGATGGCCTTGAGGTCCGCGTTGCATTTGGAGGAGTTTGGAAACAATCATTATCTGAACTGAGTGGGGGTCAACGATCTCTGCTTGCATTATCTTTGATATTGGCTTTGCTTCTGTTTAAACCCGCTCCACTTTACATACTCGATGAG GTTGATGCAGCTCTTGATCTGAGCCATACTCAAAATATTGGAAGGATGATTAAAACTCACTTCCCCCAGTCACAG TTCATCGTGGTTTCTCTTAAAGAAGGGATGTTCAACAATGCAAATGTCATATATCGCACCAAGTTTGTTGACGGAGTTTCCACTGTTCAGAGAACTGTCACAGCTAATAAGCAGAAGTGA
- the LOC110781860 gene encoding glycine cleavage system H protein 2, mitochondrial produces MALRLFASRAASRLGISLLPRSYATVVGDLKYTDSHEWVKVEGNSATIGITDHAQEHLGDVVYVELPEEGAAVSQGTAFGAVESVKASSDVNSPISGTVTEVNNEVGDSPGLVNSSPYEKGWIIKVDLSSSDELNSLMDADKYSKFCEEEDGKH; encoded by the exons ATGGCTTTACGGTTGTTCGCTTCTAGGGCCGCCTCACGACTTGGGATCTCTCTTCTTCCCAGATCATATGCTACTG TTGTTGGGGACTTGAAGTACACTGACTCACACGAGTGGGTGAAAGTGGAGGGTAATTCAGCTACAATAGGCATAACTGATCATGCTCAAGAGCATTTAGGTGATGTAGTTTATGTTGAGTTGCCAGAAGAGGGAGCTGCTGTTTCTCAGGGAACAGCTTTTGGTGCAGTTGAGAGTGTGAAGGCATCGAGTGATGTTAATTCCCCTATTTCTGGTACCGTGACTGAGGTCAACAATGAAGTCGGTGACTCCCCAGGATTGGTAAATTCTAGCCCGTATGAGAAGGGATGGATCATTAAGGTGGATTTGAGCAGTTCAGATGAGCTTAACTCCTTAATGGATGCTGATAAATACAGCAAATTCTGCGAGGAAGAAGATGGCAAGCATTAA
- the LOC110781861 gene encoding transcription initiation factor IIA subunit 2, with protein MVTCELYRMSRLGMCLTETLDEMVMSGTLGPELAIQVLVQFDKSITAALEAQLRAKVTIKGHLHTYRFCDNVWTFILQGALFKSEELQENVNVVKIVACDSKLLSQ; from the exons ATGGTGACATGCGAGTTGTATCGGATGTCGAGACTTGGAATGTGTTTGACAGAGACGTTGGATGAGATGGTTATGAGTGGTACTCTCGGTCCTGAGCTTGCGATTCAAGTTCTTGTTCAGTTTGATAAG TCGATTACTGCAGCGCTTGAGGCTCAATTGAGGGCCAAAGTAACAATCAAG GGGCATCTACACACCTACAGATTCTGCGACAATGTGTGGACCTTCATCTTACAGGGTGCACTGTTCAAAAGTGAGGAGTTGCAGGAGAATGTCAACGTAGTTAAAATAGTGGCATGCGACTCTAAGCTTCTCAGTCAATAG